The Streptomyces nitrosporeus genome includes a window with the following:
- a CDS encoding ADP-ribosylglycohydrolase family protein — translation MTADSASDKRFERALASLRGLSVGDALGSQFFVPANYPLLQDRSLPPGDWQWTDDTEMACSVLAVLAAHHRIDQDALAESFARHHDFDRGYGPAVNRLLRLVREGDDWRKLASGLFQGQGSWGNGSAMRIAPLGAWYADDPEQATHQAEISSYTTHQHREAVVGAMAVAAAAALVAAPGGPPAPGELLDGVVALVPRSAVGQGLRRARDMLDYQDAGTVAAVLGNGRRTSAHDTVPFSLWSAARALGDFEEAFWVTAQAGGDVDTTCAIVGGVVASAAAGAPPAGWADRTEALPAWLPAAAG, via the coding sequence ATGACCGCTGACTCCGCTTCCGACAAACGCTTCGAACGCGCTCTGGCCAGCCTGCGCGGACTGTCCGTGGGTGACGCCCTCGGCTCCCAGTTCTTCGTCCCGGCCAACTACCCCCTCCTCCAGGACCGCTCCCTGCCGCCCGGCGACTGGCAGTGGACCGACGACACCGAGATGGCGTGCTCCGTACTCGCCGTGCTCGCCGCCCACCACCGCATCGACCAGGACGCGCTCGCCGAGTCGTTCGCCCGGCACCACGACTTCGACCGGGGCTACGGCCCCGCGGTGAACCGCCTGCTGCGACTGGTCAGGGAGGGCGACGACTGGCGGAAGCTGGCTTCCGGCCTCTTCCAGGGCCAGGGCTCCTGGGGAAACGGTTCCGCCATGCGTATCGCCCCGCTGGGGGCCTGGTACGCCGACGACCCGGAGCAGGCCACGCACCAGGCCGAGATCTCCTCCTACACCACCCACCAGCACCGCGAAGCCGTCGTGGGGGCCATGGCCGTGGCGGCGGCCGCCGCGCTGGTCGCCGCGCCCGGCGGGCCGCCGGCGCCCGGGGAACTGCTCGACGGCGTCGTGGCGCTCGTGCCGCGCAGCGCGGTCGGACAGGGGCTGCGCAGGGCGCGGGACATGCTGGACTACCAGGACGCCGGGACGGTCGCCGCGGTCCTGGGCAACGGGCGCCGTACGAGTGCCCACGACACCGTGCCGTTCTCCCTCTGGTCGGCGGCGCGGGCGCTCGGTGACTTCGAAGAGGCGTTCTGGGTGACGGCCCAGGCCGGCGGGGACGTGGACACCACCTGCGCGATCGTCGGCGGTGTGGTCGCTTCCGCCGCGGCGGGCGCCCCGCCCGCCGGCTGGGCCGACAGGACCGAGGCGCTGCCGGCCTGGCTCCCCGCGGCGGCCGGCTGA